The following nucleotide sequence is from Streptomyces bathyalis.
CGCCTTTCCCTCCGCCTGGTCGGCGTCGACGATCAGCAGATGCCGCCCGTCGATCAGCGCGCTCTCGAACTCCCCGTCGTCCAGCCCGAGCTCGCGCGCCACCTCCAGCAGCAACTCCTCGCCACGCTTCGCGAGTTCGGCGTTGCGAGCCAGCACGGCCGCCGCGTAGACATCGCCCTGTCCCTGGGCGAACGCCTCCTCCGCCGCCTGCGCCGCGGCGTAAGCGTGCTTGTGCTTCTCCAGGGGGAAGTGCCGCAGCCGGATCTCCAGCCGCTCCCCGTACCGCTCCCGCAGCGCGGCCAGGTCCCCCTGAGCGCGGTGACAGTCGGGGCATTGAAGCTCGCACCAGTAATCGAGCACGGGGCGGGAGGAGACATCGTCCATGGCGACAGTCTCTCAGCCGCACCGAAGGCCGATGACCCGGAGATCTCCCCTGAATCGGAGGGACGGGCATGGCCTGTGACGTGCGCGCGTAGCAAGATGGTGCACATGCTGACCACGACCGTGTGCGCCGCACTCTCCGCAGCCGGCCTGGCCGTCGCCTTCCTGACGGCCTTCCGGCGGCGCTTCGCCGCCGCCGTCCGTATCGCGGCGTTCTCGCTCGTACCGGTCGGGCTCGCGATGTCCGGCCTGATCGGCCTCGGCGGCAAGATCGTCAAGGCGGTGGGCACCTGGGCCGCGGACCTCGTGCTCAAGCCCTCCGTCTGGGCGGGGTTCGCTGTTCTGGCCGTGGCGTTCGTGCTGTACGTCATCGGCCGCGTCGCGAGCCGCCACTCGCGCCGGAAGTCCCGCGAGGCGCCCCGCGCCACCGCGACGTCCCCCGGCCGCGCTGCCGCCCCCGGCACGGCGAACGCCCCCGCCCTCGGCTCCGGCACACCGGCACCCTCGGGCGGACAGGAGCGAAAACAGGCCGCCGGCAAGCAGGGGAAGGCCTCCTCCGGCGGCGACGCCGACGACTTCTCAGACATCGAGGCCATCCTCAAGAAGCACGGCATCTGACGCTCCTGCCAGCAACATCAGTACGTCGCAGCCGCGCCCACCGGGCGGTCGCTTACCACGATCTTCACCACGGCACCGGCTTACCCATGAACTCCAGCGTGACGTGGGCGTGTTGACCATCACCGGGGTGCGGGCTGCGTCATCATCACCGCGAGATGGACATGACGCCGAATCCCCCGGCCGAGCTCGCCGAGCCGCCCTCCGCGCCTGCCGCGACCGCCCAGCCCGTCCACGTCCCGGCCCTGCCCGAGGTGCCGCTGCCGGAGCCGAAGGGCTGCCTCTACGCCCTTTCCCAGCCGCCGCTGATGTTCTTCCTGGCGTTCATCGCCATGCTTCTCGCCATCACGGGCGCGCATGATCTCTTCCTGGACTGAGCGGGGCGGACACGGCGGGAGGCCCGGAGAGGTCGCTCAGCCCTGAGCCGTCTCCTCCGCGGACTCCCGCTGCCGGGCACGGTAGGCGGCGACGTGGAGCCTGTTTCCGCACGTACGGCTGTCGCAGTAGCGCCGTGAGCGGTTCCGCGAGAGGTCCACGAAGGCCCGCCGGCAGTCGGGAGCGGCGCACCTGCGCAGCCGGTCCCGCTCCCCGGAGACGATGATGAAGGCCAGAGCCATGCCGCCGTCGGCGGCCAGGTGGTGGGCCACGGAGGCGCCCGGCGCGAAGTAGTGCACGTGCCAGTCGTAGCCGTCGTGATCGGTCAGCTGCGGGGTCGTCCCCGCCTCGGCCACGAGCGCGTTGACCAGCTCGGCGGCCGTACGGACGTCGCTCGCGCCGAAGACCTCCGTGAAGCGCTCCCGCACCGACCGCACCGCGTCCAGATCCGCGTCGGTGAGCGTCCCGACGTCGCTGAGGCTGTTGCGCTCCACGTACGCCCTGAGGTGCGTCACCGAGACCAGCAGGTCGGGGCGGTCGCCGTCGGCCGCGGTGTTGAGCAGGTCCACGACGTCATCGAGTGCGCACCGGGTGTCGTGGTTGATCTGCACGGGTCGCTCCTCGGGTCAGCCCAGCGGGGTCCGGTGCGCAGAGACTAACGCCTGGGACGCACGGCGACGCCGCCACCGCCGGAGCCCGCTGAGGACGGGTCCGGGGGTGACGGCGTTGCCTGCGTGCCCTGCTGGGCCGAGGGAGGCGCAGCCGTCGCCCCGAGTCGGACGGCTGCGCGGGACCGGTGGACTCAGCTCTCGGCGAGGATGTGCGAGAGCTCTGTGTCGAGGTCGAAGTGTCGGTGCTCGGTGCCGGGCGGCACGGCAGCGTCGGTTCGCTTGAGGAAGGACTCCAGGGCCCGCGCCGGGGCCTCGAGCAGAGCCTCGCCCTCGGGAGAGCTGAGGGCGATACAGACGACTCCCTGACCGTGGCTCCGGGAGGGCCATACGCGGACGTCACCGGTGCCTGTGGGCCTGTGCAGCCCCTCGGCGAGGAGATCGCGCGCGAAGACCCATTCGACGGTCTCCTCGGCGCCGGTGTGGAAGGTGGCGTGGACGGCATAGGGATCGGCCGTGTCGTACCGCAGCCCCGCGGGTACCGGCAGTGATGACTCGCTCGAAACAACGAGGCGCAGGTGCAGCTCGCAGCTGACCGTGGTGTTCATAAGCGCCAGGGCCTTTCGCTCAGTGTGCGCTCGGGGGTTCGCACGTCGGCGAAATCGACATGCCACGTACTCGTCGGTTGTAAACCCCTCTGACCGTTTTGCGAGTAATGCAGCCCTTGATATGGCCTGCGGCGTTTTTGTGGCGTACGGCTATTCCGGTGACGCCGTCGAGTTCGGTTACGTTGGGGATATGTACGCAGAGAGTGACCAGCGACCGTTGGGGTCTCGAGCCCCCCGGTTCATCAAGGCATCGAGGCCCCTCCACCGAACCTGGCAGGTGCTGATCTTCGTTCTGGGTCTGGCGATAGTGGCCGGCGGGGTGGTGCTCCTTCCGCTTCCCGGTCCCGGCTGGCTGATCATCTTCGCGGGCATCGGTCTGTGGGCGACGGAGTTCCCCTGGGCACAGCGTGTGCTGCGCTGGACGAAGCGACAGGTCCTGGAGTGGACGCACCGGTTCCAGGCCCGGCGGCACGAGCGCCGGCGGCGCAAGGAGATCAAGGAGAAGCAGTACGTGCGGTAGGGGCGGGGAGTTCCCGCGAGGTCTGGAGCACGACTTCACATGCGGTAATCTGGTGCGCGCAGCGGGCGATTAGCTCAGCGGGAGAGCGCTTCGTTCACACCGAAGAGGCCACTGGTTCGAACCCAGTATCGCCCACCGCTTCATGCGGGGTCCGGGTGAAAGCCCAGGGCCCCGTTCTTGTGCCGCCGCACGCGAGTGTTCCTGTCTTCTGTGCGGGCCCGCGGTGTTTCTCGACGGAGTGGAGATACGGCGGGAATTCACTTCATCGGTAATTACGGATGGATGTATTCCGCTGGGACCGGTCCGTGAAGTCCCGCCGGAACAGGCGAATTCGAAGACCGGCACTTCGCGTACCGCGCCGGCCTTGGTGACAGGATGCGGGAAGGCCCTCGGACCGCGGGCGCGAACGGCGGTCCGTGCGGAGGATCGTGAGGAGTGTGCCGATGACGTCCAGGCGCCACCGCTTCGTCTTCCGCAGCGTCTGGCGGCTCGACGAGTCCCCCGAAGCGGTCTACGCGGTGCTCGAGCGGGCCGGTGAGTACCCCCTCTGGTGGCCCCAAGTGCGGGAGGTGCACGCGCTGGACGGGATGTCGGGCACGGCGCGCATCCGTTCCGTCCTTCCCTTCGACCTGTGGATCACGGGCAGGGCGACGCGGCACGATCCCGACGCCGGCGTCCTGGAGATGGAGATCACCGGCGATGTGGCCGGCTGGGCGCGCTGGGCGCTGAGGAGGGACGAAGCCTCCCGCTCCGGCGGCACCGTCGCCGTGTACGAGCAGCAAGTGGAGGTGCGCAAGCCGCTGCTGCGTCAGCTGGCGGTGCCCGCACGCCCCTTCTTCCGGGCCAACCACGCGCTGATGATGCGGGCGGGACGGCGAGGCCTGGAGCGGTGGCTCGAAGGGGGTTTGGATGATGACTGAGCCGCACTGTATGGTTCTGCACGTGCCGCGAGCGGGCGATTAGCTCAGCGGGAGAGCGCTTCGTTCACACCGAAGAGGTCACTGGTTCGAACCCAGTATCGCCCACGTGTTCAAGAGGCCGGTCCGTCACATCGACGGGTCGGCCTCTTCGTGTGCGTTGGCCCCCGGAGGTCCGCGTCTCAGGCGGCCGTCATCGGGCGCAGCGGCCAGATGTGGTCCGCCGCCCGCCGCGCGCCGCTGGTGAACCAGGCCGTGGGGCCGCCCGCTTCGGCGGCGAACCAGACCGCCTGGAGGGTGTGCAGTGCGGCCGGTGTGAGTCCGGCGAGCCGTGGCGCGAAGTGGCGGCCGAGCGCTCTCGCGAGCGCCAACGCTGCGGCAGCCTCGTCCTGGACGGTCTCGACGGGCGCGGAAATGCCGTAGCGGTCGCAGAGCCGCGCGAGCCCGCGGTGCGGGTCCGCTGCTGCCGACGGGCGGTCGAGGCGCCTGTCGAGAAGCACGGGATCGAGTACGCACATGCCGCGGCCGCCCAGGCAGCTCGCGAGCGGCATGTTCCTGTGACGTCTCAACTCCCGGTCGAGCAGCGTCAGATCGTACGGAGCATTCATGACGACCAGAGGTCTGCCGGCGGCATGGGCCGCCAGGAAGCGCGCCACGCAGTCGGCCATCGGTCCCGCCGGGAGCCCGGGGGCGCCGGGCGGGATGTGCAGCTCCACCGGTGCGCCCGGTGCCTGCTGGGTGACGACCGCGGCGGCACTGAGACGGTCCCGTTCGGGGTCGGCGCCCTCTGCGCCCGGCTCCGGCTCAGGGCGGTGGGCCCGGAGCGCGAGTGCCGCGAGGGGTCCCTCGTACCACTGGGTCATGGCAGCACTCCTGTCGGTAAGGGCGCCCGCGCTGCTGATACCGCACTCCGCGGCACGTCAATCACGGTCACCCGCGCGGGAATCGGCCCGGGGTGGCGGTCGCGGGCGCCGAGGAGCCCGTAACCGTTTCGCGGGAAGGGGACCGCTCTCGGTACGATTCCAGCGGCGCTCGGCGCACGTCGGCGCTCAGCGAAACAAGAGTCAGGAGAGACCGGTGACCGATGTCCGTGTGATCATCCAACGCGATTCCGAGCGGGAAGAGCGCGTGGTGACGACGGGCACGACTGCCGCCGCTCTCTTCGAGGGGGAGCGTTCCGTCGTTGCCGCGCGTGTGGCTGGCCAGCTGAAGGACCTGGCGTACGAGGTCGCCGACGGCGACGAGGTCGAACCGGTCGAGCTGGCCAGCCAGGACGGGCTCGACATCCTCCGGCACTCCACCGCTCACGTCATGGCGCAGGCCGTGCAGGAGCTCTTCCCCGAGGCCAAGCTCGGCATCGGCCCGCCCGTGCGTGACGGCTTCTACTACGACTTCGACGTCCCGGAGCCGTTCACCCCCGACGATCTGAAGCTCATCGAGAAGAAGATGCAGCAGATCCAGAAGCAGGGGCAGCGCTTCTCACGCCGGGTCACCACCGACGAGGATGCGCGCGAGGAACTGGCGGACGAGCCCTACAAGCTGGAGCTGATCGGCCTGAAGGGCTCGGCGGCCGACGCGGCGGAAGGCGCCTCCGCGGAGGTCGGCGCCGGCGAACTGACCATCTACGACAACGTGGACGCGAAGTCCGGCGAGCTGTGCTGGAAGGACCTGTGCCGCGGCCCGCACCTGCCGACCACGCGGGCGATTCCCGCGTTCAAGCTCATGCGCAGCGCCGCCGCGTACTGGCGGGGCAGCGAGAAGAACAAGCAGCTGCAGCGCATCTACGGCACCGCGTGGCCGACCAAGGACGAGCTCAAGGCCCACCTGGAGTTCCTGGCCGAGGCCGAGAAGCGCGACCACCGCAAGCTCGGCGCCGAACTCGATCTGTTCTCCATCCCGGAGGAACTGGGCTCGGGGCTGGCCGTCTTCCATCCCAAGGGCGGCGTCGTACGCAAGGTCATGGAGGACTACTCGCGGCGGCGGCACGAGGAGGCGGACTACGAGTTCGTCAACACCCCGCACATCTCCAAGGAGCAGCTGTTCGAGACCTCGGGTCACCTGCCGAACTACGCGGAGTCGATGTTCCCGCCGCTGGAGTTCGAGGGGCAGAACTACCGGCTCAAGGCCATGAACTGCCCGATGCACAACCTGATCTTCAAGGCGCGCGGCCGTTCCTACCGCGAACTGCCCCTGCGACTCTTCGAGTTCGGCACGGTCTACCGCTATGAGAAGTCCGGTGTCGTGCACGGACTCACCCGCGCCCGGGGCTTCACCCAGGACGACTCGCACATCTACTGCACCAAGGAGCAGATGGCCGACGAGCTGGACAGCCTGCTCACCTTCGTCCTGAACCTGCTCCGTGACTACGGGCTCAGCGACTTCTACCTGGAGCTGTCCACCCGCGAGGAGGGCAACCCCAAGTTCATCGGGGAGCCCCACGAGTGGGAGGAGGCCACCGAGGAACTGCGCCTCGCCGCGGGCAAGCAGGGCCTTGAGCTGGTGATGGACCCCGGCGGCGCCGCCTACTACGGGCCGAAGATCTCCGTGCAGGCCAAGGACGCCATCGGGCGCACCTGGCAGATGTCCACCATCCAGGTCGACTTCCAGCAGCCCAAGCGCTTCGCGCTCGAATACACCGCCGCCGACGGCTCGCGTCAGCAGCCGGTGATGATCCACCGCGCTCTCTTCGGTTCGATCGAGCGGTTCTTCGCCGTGCTGCTGGAGCACTACGCGGGTGCGTTCCCGGCGTGGCTGGCCCCGGTGCAGGCCGTGTGCATCCCGATCGGCGACACCCACGTTCCGTACCTGGAGGAATTCGCGGCGGAGGCCGGGAAGAAGGGTCTGCGCATCGAGGTCGACTCGTCCTCGGACAGGATGCAGAAGAAGATCCGCAACGCTCAGAAGTCCAAGGTCCCCTTCATGATCATCGCGGGGGACGAGGACGTCTCCGCGGGCGCGGTCTCCTTCCGCTACCGCGACGGTACGCAGAAGAACGGTGTGCCTCAGAACGAGGCCGTGGCGGAGCTGCTGGAGGCCGCCCGTCCCAGCTCGTAGAGCCGCGGCGGCGCGTCCCGCCCGCCCGCGGACGCCGTGCGGGGCGGGGCTCCGGAGACACCCTGGAGCCCTGCCCCGTACCTGGTAAGTCCTATGCTGGCCCGCATGACGAGCGAGCCGGAAGAGCAGATCGGGGTGGGGACGCCGGATGCGTTCCAGCGCCTGTGGACACCGCACCGCATGGCGTACATCCAGGGTGAGAACAAGCCCACGGGCCCCGGCGAGGACGACGGTTGTCCCTTCTGCTCGATTCCGGCCAAGAGCGACGAGGACGGGCTGATCCTCGCCCGCGGTGAGCACGTCTACGCGGTGCTCAACCTGTATCCGTACAACGGCGGCCACCTCATGGTGATCCCTTACCGGCACGTGGCGGACTATCCGGGGCTGACGGACGAGGAGACCACCGAGCTCGCCGAGTTCACCAAGCGGGCCATGAAGACGCTGCGGGTCGCCTCCGCGGCGCAGGGCTTCAACATCGGCATGAACCAGGGTTCGGTCGCCGGCGCAGGGATCGCCGCGCATCTGCACCAGCACGTCGTGCCGAGGTGGGGCGGCGACACCAACTTCATGCCGGTCGTCGGGCACACGCGGGTCCTGCCGCAGCTGTTGGGTGAGACCCGCGCGATGCTGGCAGACGCCTGGCAGGAATAGCTCACCCACGGACCCGGGGTTGAGGCTGGAGCCGCTCAGGCCGACGATGCGCCAAGTGCCCCTTGCCACGCGGTGGTCCGGCGCCGGCGCGAGCGAGTGCCGGGCGTCACCGGCCCAGGCTCGCCGCCGTCGGCTGGTGGTCGCACCGGTCCATCTGTGGCCACGGCACGACATCCCCTGCCGCGCGCTCCACCAGGAGCTGTCTGCCGTGCGCCATCACACCGTACGGCCGCAGTCCGCACATGGCCGCGGTCGTGTACGCGGCGCTCAGACTGTTGAGGTCGTGGACCAGGCCGATCCTGAACAGTGAACGCGTCTCCGCGATGGCCTCGTGGTCGCCCGCGCGCATGACCACGCGCAGTTCGGGCGCGACTGCGAGAGCCGCAACCGAGACCGCGATGTTGTCCCGGTCGTCCGAGGCGACGGCTGCCATTGCCGTCGCCCGCCCGAGGCCGAGCTTGCGCAGTACGAACCTGTCCGTCGCGTCGGCGACGACGACGGGCAGGCCAAGTGCCTTTGCCAGGCGCAGATTCGGGGCCGTCGGATCCCGCTCGACCGCGACCACGCCGATGCCCAGAGCCTGCAACTGGGTGCACGCCGCAGCCCCACCTGGCCCAGCCCCACGACCACCACATGACTGCCACGGGGCAGGGTCCTGGGACCCACGATTCCGACGGGGCGCGGAGCCAGCAGGCGGTCCACCATGCCTGCCGTGAAGACGGCGGTGAAGACGATGGTGCCGAGCATCGCGAGAGAGGCGAACACCAGATAGGCGTCCGACCCGTGCGCGGTTGCGGGGCCGACGGCGGAAACTGTCCGCGCGGCTTCGAAGAGCGCCTCTACGGGTGTGCGATGGCGGAGTGCCACCGACCAGATCCAGTCCGCCAGCAGCACCCCGAAGATCCCCGTCAGGCCGGCCAGCATGATCCGCGAACTGCCGTCGTGCGGTCTCAGCTGTCCTCGCACCTTCCCCAGCCGTGCTCGGTACCTCAGCGAGCGCGGTGGCCGGTAGGGCTGGAGGTGCACGGTCTCCCCGTCCCAACGGCCACCGAGGAAGCCCGAGGGTGTGCGGGTGATCGCCAGCAACTCCGGTTCGAGGCAGGCGGCCAGGAAGGAGGGAGCGCCGACCTCGGCGGGCGAAGCGACCTGGCAGTTGGGGACCACGCGCACGAGCTGATCGGCGACCGTGCGGTCGAACACCGCCGCCACGAGCGTCACGTCGGGGTGGATGTGCTCGACTGCGAGGGCATAGCGCAGGGACTCGGCGTCGCTGTCGAACAGGACCGCGACGCCCGCCACTTCGCCATCGAGCGCCTCGCGCAGCGCTTCGTCCGTGGGGTGCATGAGGTGGCGTACGCGGTGCCCCGACGACTCCAGGGAGCCGCAGACCTTGCGCGCCACATCCCCGCCGCCGATCACCACGTGGTATTCCGCCGGGCCCCCGCACCTGGAGGGGGGATGCCCCTCCTCGGTGCGGAGGCTGTCACGGGAACCGGCAGGGGAGTGATCAGCGGTCGGAACGGCAGTCATCGGAACGATAGGGGTCGCACCGCAGGCAGCGGAGATCCGGGCAGTCGCCGCATTGCTGGAGTGGCTCGCCGCAGTGGCAGTGGCAGTGGCGGGGGTCGGCGGTCTCACCGGCACCGTCGGCACCGTCGGCACCGTC
It contains:
- a CDS encoding DsbA family protein, encoding MDDVSSRPVLDYWCELQCPDCHRAQGDLAALRERYGERLEIRLRHFPLEKHKHAYAAAQAAEEAFAQGQGDVYAAAVLARNAELAKRGEELLLEVARELGLDDGEFESALIDGRHLLIVDADQAEGKAIGVKGTPTYVIGGQLLDGGKSQEGLRARIEEIADGLVGGA
- a CDS encoding CGNR zinc finger domain-containing protein, whose amino-acid sequence is MQINHDTRCALDDVVDLLNTAADGDRPDLLVSVTHLRAYVERNSLSDVGTLTDADLDAVRSVRERFTEVFGASDVRTAAELVNALVAEAGTTPQLTDHDGYDWHVHYFAPGASVAHHLAADGGMALAFIIVSGERDRLRRCAAPDCRRAFVDLSRNRSRRYCDSRTCGNRLHVAAYRARQRESAEETAQG
- a CDS encoding SsgA family sporulation/cell division regulator, which translates into the protein MNTTVSCELHLRLVVSSESSLPVPAGLRYDTADPYAVHATFHTGAEETVEWVFARDLLAEGLHRPTGTGDVRVWPSRSHGQGVVCIALSSPEGEALLEAPARALESFLKRTDAAVPPGTEHRHFDLDTELSHILAES
- a CDS encoding TIGR02611 family protein produces the protein MYAESDQRPLGSRAPRFIKASRPLHRTWQVLIFVLGLAIVAGGVVLLPLPGPGWLIIFAGIGLWATEFPWAQRVLRWTKRQVLEWTHRFQARRHERRRRKEIKEKQYVR
- a CDS encoding SRPBCC family protein codes for the protein MTSRRHRFVFRSVWRLDESPEAVYAVLERAGEYPLWWPQVREVHALDGMSGTARIRSVLPFDLWITGRATRHDPDAGVLEMEITGDVAGWARWALRRDEASRSGGTVAVYEQQVEVRKPLLRQLAVPARPFFRANHALMMRAGRRGLERWLEGGLDDD
- a CDS encoding 3'-5' exonuclease → MTQWYEGPLAALALRAHRPEPEPGAEGADPERDRLSAAAVVTQQAPGAPVELHIPPGAPGLPAGPMADCVARFLAAHAAGRPLVVMNAPYDLTLLDRELRRHRNMPLASCLGGRGMCVLDPVLLDRRLDRPSAAADPHRGLARLCDRYGISAPVETVQDEAAAALALARALGRHFAPRLAGLTPAALHTLQAVWFAAEAGGPTAWFTSGARRAADHIWPLRPMTAA
- the thrS gene encoding threonine--tRNA ligase codes for the protein MTDVRVIIQRDSEREERVVTTGTTAAALFEGERSVVAARVAGQLKDLAYEVADGDEVEPVELASQDGLDILRHSTAHVMAQAVQELFPEAKLGIGPPVRDGFYYDFDVPEPFTPDDLKLIEKKMQQIQKQGQRFSRRVTTDEDAREELADEPYKLELIGLKGSAADAAEGASAEVGAGELTIYDNVDAKSGELCWKDLCRGPHLPTTRAIPAFKLMRSAAAYWRGSEKNKQLQRIYGTAWPTKDELKAHLEFLAEAEKRDHRKLGAELDLFSIPEELGSGLAVFHPKGGVVRKVMEDYSRRRHEEADYEFVNTPHISKEQLFETSGHLPNYAESMFPPLEFEGQNYRLKAMNCPMHNLIFKARGRSYRELPLRLFEFGTVYRYEKSGVVHGLTRARGFTQDDSHIYCTKEQMADELDSLLTFVLNLLRDYGLSDFYLELSTREEGNPKFIGEPHEWEEATEELRLAAGKQGLELVMDPGGAAYYGPKISVQAKDAIGRTWQMSTIQVDFQQPKRFALEYTAADGSRQQPVMIHRALFGSIERFFAVLLEHYAGAFPAWLAPVQAVCIPIGDTHVPYLEEFAAEAGKKGLRIEVDSSSDRMQKKIRNAQKSKVPFMIIAGDEDVSAGAVSFRYRDGTQKNGVPQNEAVAELLEAARPSS
- a CDS encoding HIT family protein, with the protein product MLARMTSEPEEQIGVGTPDAFQRLWTPHRMAYIQGENKPTGPGEDDGCPFCSIPAKSDEDGLILARGEHVYAVLNLYPYNGGHLMVIPYRHVADYPGLTDEETTELAEFTKRAMKTLRVASAAQGFNIGMNQGSVAGAGIAAHLHQHVVPRWGGDTNFMPVVGHTRVLPQLLGETRAMLADAWQE
- a CDS encoding NAD-binding protein codes for the protein MQALGIGVVAVERDPTAPNLRLAKALGLPVVVADATDRFVLRKLGLGRATAMAAVASDDRDNIAVSVAALAVAPELRVVMRAGDHEAIAETRSLFRIGLVHDLNSLSAAYTTAAMCGLRPYGVMAHGRQLLVERAAGDVVPWPQMDRCDHQPTAASLGR